One part of the Mangrovibacillus cuniculi genome encodes these proteins:
- the hepT gene encoding type VII toxin-antitoxin system HepT family RNase toxin — protein sequence MKSDVILNKASTIERCLRRINEEYEHNPKNLENFTKQDAILLNIQRACEASIDIAMHMVAQNKLGIPQNSRDAFEFLAKNNYITEEVSFMMKSMVGFRNIAVHDYQDINLEIVQAIIEKHLSDFKLYVKQALQVNSDINQK from the coding sequence ATGAAGAGTGATGTGATTTTAAATAAAGCGAGTACAATAGAACGATGTTTAAGAAGAATAAACGAAGAATATGAACATAACCCTAAGAATTTAGAGAACTTTACAAAACAGGATGCTATTCTTTTAAATATTCAAAGAGCCTGTGAAGCAAGTATCGATATTGCTATGCACATGGTTGCGCAGAATAAATTAGGAATCCCCCAAAATAGTCGTGACGCTTTTGAGTTTTTAGCGAAAAATAATTATATCACAGAAGAAGTTTCATTTATGATGAAATCTATGGTTGGGTTCAGAAATATTGCTGTTCATGATTATCAAGATATAAATTTAGAAATTGTTCAAGCAATCATAGAAAAACATTTATCAGATTTCAAGTTATATGTAAAACAAGCACTGCAGGTAAATTCAGATATTAATCAAAAATAA
- a CDS encoding cupin domain-containing protein, whose protein sequence is MYRNQYPYQVHPHYYTDQNYRNYSHFNTIPQNYQYARAQDYGKQPFVLDINQATLQNNTYRTAIWTGQYLQTTLMSIPVYGDIGLERHPDLDQFLRIEQGQGIVQMGKDKNNLTFQQPVADDYAIYIPAGYWHNLTNVGNVPLKLYSIYAPPNHPPGTVHVTKADAMAAEE, encoded by the coding sequence ATGTATCGAAATCAATATCCATATCAAGTCCATCCACATTATTACACGGACCAGAACTATAGAAACTACAGTCATTTCAATACAATTCCACAAAATTACCAATATGCAAGAGCACAAGATTATGGAAAACAGCCTTTTGTATTAGACATCAACCAAGCAACCTTGCAAAACAACACGTACCGTACAGCTATCTGGACTGGTCAATACCTTCAAACAACACTGATGAGCATCCCGGTTTACGGTGACATAGGACTAGAAAGACATCCAGATTTAGATCAATTTCTTCGAATAGAACAAGGGCAAGGGATTGTTCAAATGGGGAAAGATAAGAATAATCTTACCTTTCAACAACCAGTGGCGGATGATTATGCTATCTATATTCCAGCTGGATATTGGCATAACCTGACGAATGTCGGGAATGTCCCCCTTAAACTATATTCTATCTACGCTCCACCTAATCATCCACCAGGAACCGTACATGTAACCAAAGCTGATGCCATGGCTGCTGAAGAATAA
- a CDS encoding helix-turn-helix transcriptional regulator, with product MEEQLKKLKNSLHNVPDLTFSNDDKQIIKQRLEKKAVTSKRNLLLSLFQLLERPRSGTEVLTLLRARGIKNYEYNEGTLFIKLHELEQEGYLQSGWIDDVKEYQITKNGRKQLHALESKQVKEATKLHEIWER from the coding sequence ATGGAAGAACAATTAAAGAAACTAAAAAACTCTTTACATAACGTGCCAGATCTTACTTTTTCGAATGATGATAAACAAATAATAAAACAACGCTTAGAGAAGAAAGCTGTAACATCTAAAAGAAATCTACTATTGTCTTTATTTCAATTATTAGAGAGACCTAGAAGCGGAACAGAAGTACTAACATTGTTACGTGCCAGAGGTATTAAAAATTATGAATATAATGAAGGTACCTTATTTATTAAGCTTCATGAGTTAGAGCAAGAAGGTTATTTACAATCGGGTTGGATAGATGATGTTAAAGAGTATCAAATAACTAAGAATGGCAGAAAACAATTACATGCATTGGAAAGTAAACAAGTAAAAGAAGCAACCAAACTTCATGAAATTTGGGAGAGATGA
- a CDS encoding sigma-70 family RNA polymerase sigma factor has translation MEEIVLVNLIEHDPDALLDHLMDEHGQAILNLAYSYVKDVEIAKDLTQEIFIKTYQRIDQFQQKSSLKTWLWRIAINHCKDYVRSWNYRNVITTEDNLEESLSLGENTEQQVIKLEEESQLLKEVLHLPELYREVIYLFYFEESTLKEIAALLNINTNTVKTRLRRAKELLRQRLED, from the coding sequence ATGGAGGAAATAGTATTGGTTAATTTAATAGAACATGATCCAGACGCTTTGTTGGATCATTTAATGGACGAACACGGACAAGCTATTTTAAATCTTGCCTACTCGTACGTAAAAGATGTAGAAATAGCTAAAGATCTAACGCAAGAAATATTTATCAAGACATATCAACGCATAGATCAATTTCAACAAAAATCTTCTTTAAAAACCTGGCTTTGGAGAATAGCCATTAATCATTGCAAAGATTATGTGCGGAGCTGGAATTATCGCAATGTCATTACAACAGAAGACAATCTAGAAGAGTCTTTGTCACTGGGTGAGAATACAGAACAGCAGGTAATAAAATTAGAAGAAGAGTCACAGTTACTAAAAGAAGTTTTACATTTACCAGAGTTGTACAGAGAGGTAATATATTTATTTTACTTTGAAGAAAGTACACTTAAAGAGATAGCAGCCTTACTTAACATCAACACTAATACTGTGAAAACTAGATTAAGAAGAGCCAAGGAGCTTTTACGGCAACGACTGGAGGATTAG
- a CDS encoding GrpB family protein — MRKVEVTPYNDKWASMFKVEWERLQQIFGSVALNIHHIGSTAVLGLSAKPVIDILIEVKNITIADSFNKDMEELGYEVKGENGIEGRRYFQKGGSNRTHHVHVFQHGSPDVERHVAFRDFLRVHPDEAARYGQLKETLASRFPYDMAAYIDGKNDLVLEIEKKALEWYRMV, encoded by the coding sequence GTGAGAAAAGTAGAGGTTACTCCATATAATGATAAGTGGGCATCTATGTTTAAAGTAGAATGGGAACGTCTTCAGCAAATCTTTGGATCAGTTGCTTTGAACATACATCATATCGGCAGCACTGCAGTCCTAGGGCTAAGTGCTAAACCTGTAATTGATATTTTAATAGAAGTGAAAAACATAACTATTGCCGACTCTTTTAATAAGGATATGGAGGAGCTAGGGTATGAAGTAAAAGGAGAAAATGGAATAGAAGGAAGACGTTATTTTCAAAAAGGCGGGAGTAACCGAACGCATCATGTGCACGTTTTTCAGCACGGAAGTCCAGACGTTGAACGACATGTAGCTTTCAGAGATTTTCTTCGTGTTCATCCAGATGAGGCGGCAAGGTACGGACAGTTGAAAGAAACATTAGCTAGTCGTTTTCCTTATGATATGGCTGCTTACATAGATGGGAAGAATGATCTGGTTTTAGAGATAGAGAAAAAGGCATTAGAGTGGTATAGAATGGTTTAA
- a CDS encoding helix-turn-helix transcriptional regulator: protein MALIEQGNLQNKLTVLRAEKKWSQKHVAKLLGVSRQTIVSLENNRYSPSLKLAFEIALLFEVDINEVFHYEKKENTK from the coding sequence TTGGCCCTAATAGAACAAGGAAATCTACAGAATAAGCTAACTGTTTTACGTGCTGAAAAGAAATGGTCACAGAAACATGTAGCAAAATTGCTTGGAGTTAGTAGACAAACAATCGTTTCTCTAGAAAACAATCGTTATAGTCCATCATTAAAACTTGCTTTTGAAATTGCGCTCTTATTTGAAGTTGATATTAATGAGGTTTTTCACTATGAGAAAAAGGAGAATACAAAATGA
- the mntA gene encoding type VII toxin-antitoxin system MntA family adenylyltransferase antitoxin, which yields MKMKVEKDAAFQVIRDTLLKKLSPSLIYIFGSQVSGYTHEESDYDVAFLSEKKLHNYDRFILSQEIASLLNKDVDLVDLHQASTVFQVQIIMKGKLLYCGDENKKELFEMLALKKYARLNEERNIIIKESLERGYIYEE from the coding sequence ATGAAGATGAAAGTGGAGAAAGATGCAGCATTTCAAGTCATAAGGGATACCTTGTTGAAGAAGTTGTCACCTTCACTTATCTATATTTTTGGTTCTCAAGTCTCCGGATACACTCATGAAGAAAGTGACTACGATGTAGCTTTTTTAAGTGAAAAAAAGCTACATAACTATGACCGTTTTATCCTTTCACAAGAGATAGCGTCATTGCTGAATAAAGATGTTGATTTAGTAGATTTACATCAGGCGTCTACTGTATTTCAGGTACAGATCATAATGAAAGGAAAGTTACTGTATTGTGGAGATGAAAATAAAAAAGAGTTATTTGAGATGTTAGCACTAAAAAAATATGCTCGGTTAAATGAGGAAAGAAATATTATTATTAAAGAATCTTTAGAGAGAGGATATATCTATGAAGAGTGA
- a CDS encoding FtsW/RodA/SpoVE family cell cycle protein, producing the protein MSYLKEHFFSEVLQNIMSKEVREAVCKELDQHINSTKQSLTEKGLKEIEAEKLAIKQMGDASELGIKFKNLYRPLFDWKLFGVFFVIIVMGILPVIHAPGDFLTKRIIITVLGIATVIGITLFDYRILYKWKWLVFLVACILMLWVIFLPNVTINGRGYLLIGGVLINALTVMPLFILFWASYFVKKTINNIYTFLLFLLTISLFILNMDFVPLVLFCIVWSVLLIISNTKTKSKIFLMLTFLLSMFLYFTMSFNTYELERFKTILDFQRNGDTYITTYLRDLLANAGWFGNSRMPENFMELHTDMAFVNITYFFGWVVSVFLLLCIIVLLVRLSFITLNIKDEFGKLLVAGIVTILISQFVYNILMMLGLVPYISMSLPFISYGFGPTVINSILIGLVLSIYRRKNLIKGK; encoded by the coding sequence ATGAGCTACCTTAAGGAACACTTCTTTTCTGAAGTGCTACAAAATATTATGTCAAAAGAAGTGAGAGAAGCTGTTTGTAAAGAGTTAGATCAACATATTAACTCAACTAAACAGTCTCTTACGGAAAAAGGTCTAAAGGAAATAGAAGCAGAGAAATTAGCCATTAAGCAGATGGGGGATGCTTCAGAACTAGGGATTAAGTTCAAAAATCTTTATCGGCCTTTGTTTGATTGGAAATTGTTTGGAGTCTTTTTCGTTATTATCGTAATGGGTATACTTCCTGTTATTCATGCACCTGGTGATTTCTTAACGAAAAGAATTATTATTACTGTTCTCGGGATTGCTACTGTTATAGGTATAACACTTTTCGATTATCGGATTTTATATAAATGGAAATGGTTAGTTTTTTTAGTAGCTTGTATTCTTATGCTATGGGTAATATTTTTACCGAACGTAACAATAAACGGTAGAGGCTATCTACTTATAGGCGGAGTTTTAATTAATGCTCTAACAGTTATGCCATTATTTATATTATTTTGGGCTAGTTATTTTGTAAAGAAAACAATAAATAATATATATACTTTCCTGCTTTTCCTGCTCACTATTTCTTTATTTATACTAAATATGGATTTTGTTCCTTTAGTACTATTTTGTATCGTGTGGTCAGTATTATTAATTATTAGTAATACTAAGACGAAAAGTAAAATATTCCTAATGTTAACTTTCTTACTATCTATGTTTCTATATTTTACTATGTCGTTTAATACTTACGAGCTAGAGAGATTTAAGACAATTTTAGATTTTCAAAGAAATGGAGATACCTATATAACTACTTATCTGAGGGATTTACTGGCTAATGCAGGATGGTTTGGAAATAGTAGAATGCCTGAGAACTTTATGGAACTGCATACAGATATGGCTTTTGTGAATATTACTTATTTTTTTGGATGGGTAGTTTCGGTGTTCTTGCTTTTGTGTATTATCGTACTGCTAGTTAGACTTTCTTTCATAACTCTAAATATCAAAGATGAATTTGGTAAGTTACTAGTGGCAGGTATAGTAACAATTTTAATTAGTCAATTTGTTTATAATATTCTTATGATGCTAGGATTAGTTCCATACATCTCTATGTCCTTACCTTTTATAAGTTATGGGTTTGGGCCAACCGTTATTAATTCGATTCTCATAGGCCTAGTTTTAAGTATTTATAGAAGAAAAAATCTTATTAAAGGTAAGTAA